One genomic segment of Lampris incognitus isolate fLamInc1 chromosome 2, fLamInc1.hap2, whole genome shotgun sequence includes these proteins:
- the LOC130130733 gene encoding zinc finger protein OZF-like, translated as MSTINILRSFVVERLTAAAEEILGAFEKTLAEQEEEIHRQRRLLDTVLQPSVTLRRTDFVQLSDQQHHEQERSPTLAKEEQEELWISSQEDQLPLQEVADTSESIFTHLCDGNDLDKDQPLPSQLYQTQTEGDIESPAVTSFELIQLDAKEDNFLISEPTSDHHTLSNCFHVTKSEADHTCSRQHCEEVCSTRKASLKPHKKTYKCKICGKVLHNLEIFKIHMKFHTGEKHFKCTTYGRDFTGKYNMERHARTLTAKKPFRCTTCGKFFTLKSSFQRHVRTHTGEKPFRCTTCGKMFTQKSSLQIHIRTHTGEKPFRCAMCGKMFVRKSNLQTHTWTHAREKPFRCTTCGKMYTQKSSLQTHVRTHTGEKPFGCTTCGKMFTQKSHFQRHVRTHTGEKPFRCTTCGKMFTQKSDLQIHIRTHTGEKPFGCTMCGKMFTQKSSLQTHVRSHTGEKLFRCYDCGNGFRSK; from the exons ATGTCCACCATCAATATTTTAAGATCGTTCGTTGTCGAGCGACTGACCGCGGCAGCCGAGGAGATTTTAGGAGCTTTCGAGAAGACGCTTGCGGAGCAAGAGGAAGAAATACACCGACAGAGGAGACTGCTGGACACAGTCTTGCAGCCCAGCGTCACGTTACGCAGGACAG ACTTTGTACAGTTATCTGATCAGCAGCATCATGAGCAGGAGAGGAGCCCCACTCTGGCCAAGGAGGAACAAGAGGAACTCTGGATCAGTTCGCAGGAAGACCAACTTCCATTGCAGGAGGTAGCTGATACCTCTGAGTCCATATTTACCCAtctttgtgatggaaatgatCTTGATAAAGATCAGCCTTTGCCCTCGCAACTCTACCAAacccagacagagggagacatagAGTCCCCAGCTGTCACCTCATTTGAACTGATACAACTGGATGCCAAAGAAGACAACtttttaatatcagaaccaacaagtgACCACCATACCCTCTCTAACTGCTTTCATGTAACTAAGAGTGAAGCTGACCATACTTGCAGTCGCCAACACTGTGAGGAAGTGTGTTCAACAAGGAAAGCAAGTCTGAAACCTCACAAAAAGACCTACAAGTGCAAGATTTGTGGGAAAGTGCTTCATAATTTGGAAATTTTCAAAATTCACATGAAATTTCACACAGGGGAAAAGCATTTCAAATGCACCACTTATGGAAGAGATTTTACTGGAAAGTATAACATGGAGAGGCATGCAAGGACTCTCACAGcgaagaagccattcagatgcaccacgtgcgggaaatTTTTTACCCTGAAGTCAAGTTTTCAAAGGCATGTAAGGACTcacacaggggagaagccattcagatgcaccacctgcgggaaaatgtttacccagaagtcaagttTGCAAATTCACATAAGGacccatacaggggagaagccgttCAGATGCGCcatgtgcgggaaaatgtttgtCCGGAAGTCAAATTTGCAAACTCACACATGGACCCATGcaagggagaagccattcagatgtacCACGTGTGGGAAAATGTATACCCAGAAGTCAAGTTTGCAAACGCATGTAAGGacccatacaggggagaagccatttggATGTaccacatgcgggaaaatgtttacccagaagtcacatTTTCAAaggcacgtaaggactcatacaggggagaagccattcagatgtactacatgtgggaaaatgtttacccagaagtcagatTTGCAGAtacacataaggactcatacaggggagaagccattcggaTGTACcatgtgcgggaaaatgtttacccagaagtcaagttTGCAAACGCATGTAAGGTCTCATACTGGGGAGAAGCTATTCAGGTGCTACGATTGTGGAAATGGGTTCCGCTCAAAATGA